The window ATTGCAACGCCTTGGGCGGCAATTCGTGACCAGACTTAATCGCTAGACTTAATCATCGTCGCCGTAGTCGCCACATTCGACCGAAATCGGATTTGAAGCGATCCGGCCGACTTCGTCGAGCGTGCGGCGCTGTCCCACACTGTGCCAAGGTCCCACTTCCTTGAGCTCGGGCATGATTTCGAGCAGCTGCTCGATCAGATTTTCTGCCATTCGGCGGGCATTGATATTCGGCGCGTCTTCGAGCAACGCAGCCGCGGTTTTCATCAGGCGGACCATGCGGGCCCGTTCCATCACGGGGCGCGAGAGCGGTTCGTCGTTCTCGACGAGCAGCTCTTGCACTGGCACTTCCAGCGCGGCTTGCCAGCGATAGAGATCGCTCAGCCGCAGGTCGCTGGTCGATTGCTCTTGCGCACGAATGGTGCGCACATCGAGCCCCAGATGCCGCGACGCGGTGCGCAGCGACATCCCTTGCTGAAGCCTGACTTCTTGAATGCGATGCAGGGGCTGTCCTGGCGCGTTTCCTGTACGCGTCGGTTCTGATCCGTCGTAACGAACCACGCTCCACTCCGCAGTCGACATACCATGCTCCTTACTGCGCCGGGACGAAGGAATCTGTTCCTGCGATCTACGGCAAAATCGCACTGCGTATTTGCAGTAGCGAAGCTGACGGATCATTCCATCAGCCGGGCGCAAAGGTAGTGACAAAACCTGGCCCTCGTGAAATGGATGCGCGCCCGTCACCGCGCGTTCCCTTTTCAGAGTGGATTTTCCCCAGTCCGCAGAAAAAGTTGTCAAAAATCGGAAACCAAATGCGCAATAACGTTGACACGCATTTGCCGAGCGGCAGCCTGCGACGCAGCTAACTCGTGATGATTTCGTTGGTTGCGAAAGCACGTTTTGAACTGGCTTTTCGCTAGGCCGTTTTGGACGGAACTTTGCGCCGAAAAAGCAGCGCCAACTCGCCAGCATCACCTGCCGACGCGCCGCGACTATAATCAGCGATTCCCCTCCGCGCTTTCAGTCCCTCCTGAATTTTTCTTGCTATGGCTAAGTTCAATCGATCGTTGTTGATGCTCGTCGGCTTCGGTTTGCTGTGCGCTACGGCGACCAGCGCGTTCGGCCAAGCCGCCGGTCCGCTATTGAAGTTGCTGCAAAGTGGTCGCCTGCCGAAGGAACGGCAGCCGCAGGTGGTCGAGATGGTGATCAACCGCGGTGGGCCGGATGACCTGGCGTATATCTTTGAACAAGCCATCAAGGACGACGGCTTTCCTCCAGCTATCCGTCGGCAAGCGCTCGCTCAGCTGGCTGACGCAGCCAAAGTTCGCAAGGTGCAGCCGAGCGGCGATCTCAGTGCCATCAAAAAACTGCTGGCAGCCGACGCGGCAAAAGATCCGGCGCTGGTCGCCAGCGCGATCGAGCTCGCCGGTTTGTGGAAAGTGCCCGACGTCGGGCCGCAGTTTCAGCAATTGGCTGCCAATCCAAAAACGCCGGCCGAAGTTCGCACCGCGGCCATCAAAAGCCTGGTGGCGATCGGCGATCCTGCCAGTAAGAAGGTCATTCGTGAACTAGCGACGACCGGCGACGATCTGCAATTGAAGTTGCTCGCCACGGCTGAACTCACCGCCATCGATATGCCAGCCGCTGCCGAGGCGGCGGGAAAGATCCTGCCGGCGCTCACTTCCAAAGATGATCCCGGCCCGCTGCTGGATGCGTTTCTCACTCGCAAGGAAGGCGCCGATAAGCTGGCTGCCGCGCTGGCCAAAGCGAAGATTTCCGAAGAAGCCGCCAAGATCAATCTGCGCTACATGTATAGCGTCGGCCGCAGCGATGCCGCGCTGAGCGAAGTCCTGAGCAAAGCCGCGAACATCGCCCTCGATGCTCCTCCGCCCACTCAGGAAGAAGCCCTCAAGATTGCCGCCGAAGTGATGGCCAAGGGAAACATCGAGCGCGGCGAGAAGATTTTCCGTCGCAAGGACCTCAGCTGCATCAAATGCCACAGCATCGCCCAAGCCGGCGGCCAGGTCGGACCGGAACTTACCGCGCTCGGCTCGATCTCGCCCGCTGATTACATCGTCAATTCGATTCTCAATCCAAAACTCGCCATCAAGGAACAATACGTCACTCGTGTCATGCTCACTGCCGATGGCGGTGTGGTGACGGGCATTGTTATCGATCGCGACGACACCCGCGTCCGCGTCCGCGACGCCAGCGGCAAGGTCCTCACCATTCCCACGGCAGACATCGAAGACGAAGCCGAAGGCAAATCACTCATGCCGCAAGGGCTGACCAAGTTTCTCACGCATGACGAGTTCATCGATCTCGCGAGGTTCGTCAGCGAGCTCGGCAAGGCCGGTCCGTACGCAGTTCGCACCATTCCTACGATGCAGAAGTGGCAGGTGCTGAAATCCCCCGCGCCGGAGTTGCTCACCGAAGTGCCGAACGTGGAAATTTTCCGCGAGAAAGTTCTCGACCTGCCAGCCAGCGCTTGGGTCACCGCCTACGCCATGGCTCGTGGCGATTTTCCGCTCGCCGAACTCGCCGCGGACAACGCCAAACCGCAGCCGCAATACCTGCAGGGGCAGCTCAACGTGGTCGATGCCGGCGAAGTCGAAATTGCCTTCACCGCGCCGGCAGGTTCGGTGTGGTGGCTCGATGCGGAACCGTTCGAAGGGACCGACAAAGTAACTCGAGAGCTAACCGCAGGTCTGCACCGGGTGACGATTCGGGTACCATCGCCTGCTGGTGAAGTGCGTCTGGAAGTTCGCAAGCCGAGCGGCTCTGCGGCGAACTACACCGTAGTCGGTGGCCAATAGTCGTCGATCGCTCCGCGATCGATGAATGAACTTAAAGTTACCCGCGACGCAGCTTCCGCCCCTCACCCCAACCCTCTCCCCGGAGTACCGAGGAGAGGGAGATAGGAAGCGACAGCAACTACCTGCTGTCTTCCCCAGCCCCTAGCTCCCAGTTCCCAGCCCCCGCGCAGCGCAGCGCCACGGCAAGATTTGCCGATTGTAGGGATTTTCTCGATTCTGACGATTCTGCGGGCCGATACTTTCTTCTGGACACCCATGCTGGGTGACAGCGGAGCCGCCGCATTGCCATGGGGGCAAGCGGATTGAGCTTTGCCGAAAGCACGGAAGCTACAGCCATGTTTAAGTGGGTCTTGCCGGCGATTGTCGTCGCACTTCTTTCTTCAAGCGGTTGCTGCTGTGTTGGCCCCTGCGGACCACTCGGCCTCGGCCTGGCCTGCAAGCCAGGCTATGGCATGGACTGCCGCGGCGGTTGCGGTGGTGGTTGCGGCGCCTCTTGCGGTGCTACCTGTGGTCCAACTTGCGGACCTACCTGCGGCCCGACTTGTGGTGGCGGTTGCGGCGGAGGCTGTGGTTCGTGCGGACCAAGTCTGACCTGCAGCCAATGCAACGGCGGCATCAAATACTGGCTCAACGGTCGTTGCTATGCAGGCCGCAGCTGTGGCGAAAAATACTGGGGCGAATGGGTGAGCGATCCGCCATACTGCTGCGATCCTTGCAATCAATGCGGCAACTTCGTGGGCCCGCGTTGCTGCGGTCCTGGCCCGCTCATGCGGCTGTGGAGCGCCATCGCTTGCAACCCCTGCTGCAACTCTTGCGGCGGTGCCGGATGCAGCTCGTGTGGCGGCGGTGGATACACCAGCTATGGTGCTTATGGTGGTGGCGGCTGCAGCACCTGCGGCGGTGGCCGAGGAAACATCATGCAAGAAAACTGGGACAACCAATCGCCGGCTCCGGTCCCGGGTCAAATGAATCACAATGCCGCTCAACCGACTCCGGCTCGCATGACGCAACGGATGCCGGCCTACCCGCAACAACAAATGGCCAGCCGGCCGACCGTGATGCGGACCAGCGGTCAGCAACCCGTGTACTCGCAGCAACAGCCTGTGAACACGATGCGACGCTAGGAAGAGGCGAGGGACGAGAGGCGAGAGAAATACAAAGGCGCGACAATGTCGCGCCTTTGATCTTGCGCCAGCTCCTGAATTTCCCCTCGCCTCCCGCCTCCCGCCCCTCGCCTCCCGTCCGGTAAACTACTAACTGAACGTCGAGCCTCAAATCACAACCTCCAACCGCAGTTCCGCCGTGCCTCTCAGCGATTTTGCCTATCAACGATGCTTGAGCCAGCAGTGTGGCTACACCTGCGGCCCCGAGGATGCGCGCACCGCGTGCCCTAAGTGCGGCGACCTGCTCGATGTCGTTTACGACTGGAACAAGTCCAAGCCGCCGTCGTCGCTCAAGTACTTTGAAGAGATGTGGTCCCGCCGCAACGAGCCGTTACGGTTCAGCGGCATCTACCGCTTTTGGGAACTACTACCGTTCGCCAAGCCCGAGACTTGCGTCACGGTCGGCGAAGGCCAAACGCTGCTGCAGCAAACCGATCTCGTCGGCACCTACGTCGGCATGAAACCGGGCCGCTTGTATTTGCAGTACGAAGGGATGAACCCTTCGGGCAGCTTTAAAGACAACGGCATGAGCGCGGCGTTCACACACGCCCGCGCGATCGGCGCCAAGCGCGCTGCCTGCGCCTCGACAGGTAACACCAGCGCTTCGCTCGCCATGTATTGTGCGGCTACGAAGCTGATGAAAGCCGTCATCTTCATCGGTAGCGGCAAGATTTCGTACGGGAAGCTTTCGCAGGCGCTCGACTACGGCGCGCTGACGGTACAAATCGCCGGCGACTTCGACGACGCGATGGCCCGCGTGCAGGAAGTCTCGCGCGACCTGGGGATCTACCTGGTCAACAGCGTGAACCCCTTCCGCCTCGAGGGGCAGAAATCGATCATGTTCCGCGTGCTCGAAGCTCTGCGCTGGGAAGTACCCGATTGGATCGTCGTTCCCGGCGGGAACCTCGGCAACAGCAGTGCCTTCGGCAAAGCCTTTCTGGAACTCAAAGAGCTCGGCTTGATCGATCGCATGCCGCGTCTCGCGGTCATCAATGCTGCCGGCGCCGATACGTTGTTCGAATTGTTCGAGCATCGCGGCCTGCGCTGGAACGGCGGTCGGGCCAACATGAATATCGCCGATCACTACTATCAGGAGCTCGATCAGTTGGGCCGCAAGGCTTCGACGATCGCCAGCGCCATCGAAATCAATCGGCCGGTGAATCTCCGCAAATGCCTCCGCGCTCTGGAAGCAATGGACGGCGTGGTTCGGCAGGTGAGCGATCAAGAAATGCTCGACGCCAAAGCCAAGGTCGGCGCCGGCGGATTCGGCTGCGAACCAGCCAGCGCGGCAAGCGTCGCTGGTGCCCGGCTGTTGCGCGACCAAGGCATCATCAGTGCCGACGATCGCGTCGTTTGCATTCTCACGGGCCATCAGCTGAAGGACCCGACGGCGACGGTTGCCTATCACACGACCGATCAAGAACAGTTCAACAAAGTCCTCGGCAGCCGCGGCGTCCGCCGCGCCTCCTTCGCCAACCGTGCGGTCGCCGTACCGAACGATCTGGGCGAGATCATCAAAGCCATTCAACTTTATAGTTAAGTAGTTCTGAGTTGGGAGTTTTGAGCTCTGAGACAAGAGGTTCGACTCACCTTCCTTCCTGTCTCAGAACTCAAAACTCAGAACTCAAAACTTCCCCTCCTCGGATATTCAACGCATGGTCACTCTCCTCGCCATCCACGGCGCCGCCGGACGCATGGGCAAACGATTGGTCGCGCTCGGCAGCGTCGATCCGGAATTGAAAATCGTGGCTGCCGTCGATTACGAAAAGAATCCCGACATCGGCAAGGATGCGGGGCTGATCGCGGGCGTAAGCGAGCTCGGCGTGCTGCTCACACCGACGCTGCGTGGTGATGTGCAGGCCGTCATCGATTTCTCGGTGCCGCACGCGGCCGAAGGCATTCTCGATCAATGCCTCAGCCGCAAAGTGCCGCTGGTGATGGCCACGACGGGACTGTCGAACGAAGTGAAGGCCCGGCTCAACGCCGCTTCGAATGAAATTCCGATTGTCTGGTCGCCGAGCATGAGCACCACGGTCAACCTGGCCATGAAGCTGGTCGCCATGGCCGGCGGCGTGTTGAAAAACATGAGCAGCGGCGTCGACGTCGAAATCATCGAGCGGCACCACCGCATGAAGGAAGATTCGCCCAGCGGCACGGCCCTCAAGTTCGGCGAAATTGTTGCCGCGACGATGGGGCAGACCGAACATGTCCACGGCCGCGAAGGAATGGTCGGCAAACGCCCGCAAACCGAAATCGGTTACCACGCCGTCCGCGTCGGCGACAACCCAGGCGAACACACCATCATCTTCGGCCTGCTCGGCGAAACGCTCGAGATCAACGTGAAGGCCTCGAACCGCGATTGCTACGCCCTCGGCGCGCTCGCCGCCGCGAAGTTCGCTGCCAAGCAAAAGCCGGGCCTCTACAGCATGTATGACGTGCTCGGGCTGTGAAGTAGTTCTGAGTTGGGGAAGTTCTGAGTTTTGAGACAGGAATGCAATGAGCAACTCTTCCTTCTTGTCTCAGAACTCAAAACTCAAAACTCAGGACTTATCCCCAGGCCAAGCCGCCACGCTCGCCTGTCTCCTCGAAGTCACCGCGCCAAAAGTCGGCAACGTTCATCGCGGTGCTGACTTCGAGAAACTGACCTTCACCGATTTCGTGGCAAGCGCCGTGGCGATCGGTCCGGCGATGGAGCACGCCGCCACGACGGGCGTCGGCCGCGCGGTTCTCTCGGCCATTCAAGCGACACGTCAGCTCGTCAGCACAAACACCAACCTCGGCATGGTGCTGCTCATCGCGCCGCTCGCGGCAGTGCCACGCGGTGAATCGCTGCAAGTTGGCATTGCGAACGTTTTGAACAGCCTGACCGCAGATGACAGCGCGCTAGTCTACGAAGCCATCCGTCTCGCCCAACCCGGCGGCATGGGTGAGGCGAAAGAGATGGACATCGCTGCCGCCGCGCCGCCGTCGCTGCTCGCGGCGATGAAAGCAGCCGAGGAGCGCGATCTAGTCGCACGGCAATACTCAACGAACTTTGCAATCGTCCTCAGCGAGATCCTGCCGAATCTGCTCGCCGGCCAACAGAAAGGTTGGTCGCTAACAGACAACATCATCCGCGAGCACGTGCGACTGATCAGCGTTTATTCCGATAGCCTGATCGCCCGTAAGTGCGGCAGCGAAACGGCGACGCAAGCGAGCGCATACGCCGCACAAGTCCTCGCGGCTGGCGACATCGACGACGAAAACTATCACGCGGCCCTGAGCGATTTCGACTTCTGGTTGCGTGCCGATGGTCAGCAGAGGAATCCAGGGACAACGGCAGATTTGATCGCAGCAGCGTTGTTTGCCGGCCTGCGCGATGGTCTGCTATCACCACCCTATCGGTAGTCAGCCATACGTTTGCCTCAATTTCCACCTTTGCGGCTGCCGACTCTATTTACGGTTGCCTTGATTCTCGGGATTGCGCTACCTACCATTCCCGAATCAAAGTTCGCCCGCAGACTTTGCCCACCTCACCGCGTCTCACCCTTCAGGTCTTTAGAATGCGATTCGGCAGAATGCGATTCGGCCTGTTAGATTTCGCCTGCCCGCGCTGTACATGCTGATGAGAGTTCGCAGCCCTGGATGGTGGCTGCTCTTTCATCACTCACGGCGGCTTTGATTTCGAGCTTTTGGGTACTGCGGTGACGCATCTTTTTGGAGCTTCGCAATGGCTTCTGATTTTCGGCTGAAGGAACAGCTTCCCAATCTGACCAACCGGATTGTGGCGAGTTACAAGTGCGAGGGGGCGATCCACCACCTGGGCCATTGCCCGCTGCCGAACTACGACGAAATCATCGGCTGCCTGGCCGACATCAAGGATATTCTCTACCCCGGTTATCGCCGGCGCGAAGGGCTGCACATCGGCAACGTGACGTATCACGTGGGCGACTTGATCGATGGCTTGCATGACAAGCTCACGCGGCAAATTGCTCGCGCCCTGCGGCACGACGCCCGCGTCAACGGCGGCGAGGCCTGCGAATCGGACACCGATTACGAAGCCAAAGGCCAGGCCATGGCGATTGCGTTTCTCGAACGCATTCCGGGCTTGCGCGACATTCTCTGCACCGACGCCCAAGCGGCCTACGACGGCGACCCCGCCTGCCGCAGCATCGATGAAGTCATCTTCTGCTATCCGGGTTTGGAAGCGATCACGGTCCATCGCATCGCCCACGAGATGCGCAAGCTCGGCGTGCCGTTCATTCCGCGCATGATGAGCGAATACTCGCACAAGCAAACCGGCATCGACATTCACCCGGGCGCCACGATCGGTCATCACTTCTTTATCGATCACGGCACGGGCGTGGTGATTGGCGAAACGTGCGATATCGGCAACCACGTCAAGCTCTATCAGGGCGTGACGCTGGGTGCGTTGAGCTTTGCCACCGACGGCGATGGCAACCTGGTTCGCGGTCACAAGCGCCATCCCACGCTCGAAGATCGCGTGGTGATCTATGCCAATGCGACGGTCCTCGGCGGCCGCACGGTGATCGGCCACGACAGCGTGATTGGTTCGAGCGTGTGGTTGCCGCACAGCCTCGAGCCGTATTCAACGGTTGTGATGGAAAAGCCGAAGCTGCGGATCCGCGCGGAAGTGCCGGATGAACTGAAGCCGGAACTGAACTATCAGATCTAATTCACACACAAGCCTGAAACGCCAGCGAATGAACAATCTCAATCCGCTAATTACGGTTCCTTCCCTGCCGCGCCAGGCTCATTCCCCAGGCAACCATGTTGTCGAATCGCAACATAATGTTGCGGTTGCGCTAGGGTCACGAAACATCTAACCAATTGCCACTGCGTCCGTTTATGCCGGCGCGCTCAAAAAAGGCCTGTTTTGCGGGCCTTTCTCACTCCCTCGCCAACTGCACATCACGCCGCGGCGCGATTGGTACGGCCTGTGCTCTATCTGGATTTGTCCAACGTGATCTGTTCGGGGCAGCCAACTGCATTCTCGCAGTAACAACCGGCCGATCACGTTCAGGCAAACATCCTTGACAGAGAAGGTGAGCTTTATGGCCTGGTTGAAGAAGCAGCTCGGTTTCGAGAGCAAAGTCCAAGGCAAGCGTTCGAACCGCCGCGGCGTGCTGACGCTCGAATGGATTCTGATTGTGACCGTTCTCGTGATCGGCGTGATCGGCGGCTTGGGTGCCGTCCGAAATGCGACCGTCGCGGAACTCGGCGATCTGGCCGAAGCCATTGAAGCGCTCAACGTCAAGACGACGGCAGAGATGAACGCTGAAGCGATGATGGGTGGTTCGTAGTCGAACCTCCTACGAACTCGCAGCGTAAGACCTGCGTACTCGCAGCAAAAACACAGCTGTCGGAATTTTCCCAGGGTAGCCTCTTACGCCAGGCTCCCTGGCGTATGCCGCGGGGTCTTCCGAAGCTGAGGTTTGCATCTCGGCATTGACGGGGACCCCGTGGCATGCGGCAGCTTTATCTCGATTACAACTCCACCACGCCCATTGCTCCCAGCGTGCAAGAAGCCTTGCTCCCCTTTCTCGCGGAGCACTACGGCGATCCTTCTCAACCGCACGCCAGTGGCCGTGCCTGCCGCGAAGCCTGCGAAGATGCCCGCGGTCAACTCGCGCACATTCTCGGCGCCGATGCCGACGAAATCGTCTTTACCAGCGGTGGCACCGAGAGCAACAACCTGGCCCTGCTCGGCGCCCTGCTGAAGCAAAAGCCAGCGGTCGGCGGCCATCTCATCATCAGCGCGGTCGAACATGCGAGCGTCGCCGAGCCCGCCCGTTGGCTCGAGCGAATGGGCTACGACCTGACGATCGTTGGCGTAACCGGTCAGGGTGTCGTCCAGCCGTCGGCCATTCAAGCGGCGATTCGCAGCGACACCGTGCTCGTCAGCGTCATGCACGCCAATCATGAAACGGGCGTCATTCAACCGCTGCGTCAGATCGGCGATATCTGCCACGAACGCAACGTGCTGCTGCATACCGATGCTTCGCAAACGGTCGGCAAGATTCGCACCTACGTCGATGAGCTCGATGTCGACTTGCTCACCGTCTCAGGCCACAAGTTTTATGCGCCGAAAGGTATCGGCGGCCTCTTCATTCGCCGCGGCGTCATCCTGGAACCACTCATCCGCGGCAACGGCCAGGAAAGTGGCATGCGGGCCGGCACGGAAAACACCATCGGCATTGTGGGCCTCGGCCGGGCCGCGATTCTCGCCGCGCGAGCCCTCGATGAATCTCCCGATCGACTCGAATCGCTCCGCGATCAACTCTGCAGCCAACTGCGCGCCGCCGTCGGCGACGAGCTCCTCTTGCACGGCGAACTCGCGCCGCGCCTGCCCAACACGCTCAGCGTTTGCTTTCCCGACGTAAACGCAGTCGAACTCCTCAACCGCATTCCCGAACTCTGCGCGCATGCCTCGGGCGGTTCGCACACCGCCCTCGAAGCCTCTTCCCCCACGCTCGCAGCCATGGGAGTCGATGCCCAGCACGCCCGGCAAACCATCCGCCTCAGCCTCGGTTGGTACACGGCCGAAGACGACATCGGCCGCGCTGCCAATCTCTTGCTCGGCGCCTGGGAAGCCTTGCGATAACCTTCGCTCCCGTAGCAGTCTTCAATTCGGGCGATGGAATATATAACGGGTTATCAAAATCATTGCCATTCTCGCAATACCCTTCCATTCAACGACTTGCAGCGAAACAAGGCGGTTATAACGCGCTCCGGCTATAACCTTTTTATAACCACCGCCGATACTTCGGACGCGACTCGATCGCCTCCGCCACCGAGCACCATTCGCTCCCTCACGGTCACGATCAGCGCGCACCGATAGCGCAGCGACACCGTCGTTTTCCAAAAACATCAACCTAAATGAGAAAGATCAATCGTCAATTAAATGCGAACATGGCGACAACTTAGGTCAGAGATACGCACAAGAAACAGCTGCCGATTTCCGGGAGGGCGAGGCTCCCGCCGAGCCGCGCCGGTCGAATGCAATCGCCAATGGCCGAAGGTGATCCCTTAGGGTCATCAAGTCAACTCTGGGCTAGTTTGACAGGCCGTGATCCCGTTGCTACTTTCAGACCTGAGCCACCCGTTCTTAGCTAGTACTCGCTTGGTGTCACTACATGCCAGAAGTAAGTGAAGAACCACGGAAGTCAGCCGATTTCTTTCGCGTCAATAGGACGTTTGCCAAGTCGCAGGCACTCGCGTTGATTGCCATCGTCAGTGTCATGGTTGGAATGGCCCAGTCGGGCGAGCCGCAAGTAATTTTTTATACGAACTTCCAAGATGCGCCCGACGATCCTGCAAACATCGCAGTTCCCGCTGCAAAGAAAACAGAGATCGATAAGGTGGAGTTCGATCGCATGCGCAAGTCTTTGCGTGACGCGGTAAAGGATACTGCGGAGGCAAAAAAGGTCGAGGCAATTCTCGCGTTTGCGAGCAATCCAGAAATCAGCAAAAGTCCTGCCGCCATGAAGGCAGTGCTGGCCGAAGCGCTCGTCCAATCACTGGTGACCAAGGACCTGCGCAATGCTCAAACGACTTTGCGGCGCATTCAAGATTCGGCCGAGTTATTTGCCGACAATGAATACAAAGCCTCTGTCTCACGCGTGAAGGACCTCGCTGCCGCAAACAACGAGTGTGCATTGGCCTTCGAGTTGATAGAAGGATTGCAAGAGCGACAGCTACTAACGCCAGTTGAAGCGTTCACGGAAAAAGCGGCCGCTCTTAATTCCGCCGCCCAAGACAAATCGCTAAAAAAGCCCGCAAATCAAGCGCAGCGGCAAGAGTTGGCCGACGAGATGCTCGCGCTGGCAATTGCCGCGGCAGAAATTGCCCCGGACGTCGCCGACGACTTGCTCGTCGAATCGCGAAAAACCGTAGGTGCCATAGCTGACCGCGAACAACGCGCAGCCTTCGACAAGGACTTTAATGCCGCCAAGGCGACCGTTGCCGAAGTCAAACGCTATCAGTTGGCCTTAGAGCAGTTGAAGAAAGATCCGCAGGATGTCGCCGCACAAAAAGTGCGCATTGATGGGCAGTTGAATCGCGGCAATGCCAAGGAAGTCTTGGCCGACATCGCCAAAAGTGAACATCCACTGCAGAGTCTGGCACAAGAAACGGTCGCGTTGCTACAGCAAGGCGCTAATGTGGCGGGCAAACCATGTTTTCTCTGCGCCCAGCAATGGGCCAAGGCTGCTGAAGAGTCACAAAAAGCAAAACGGATCGGCCTGCAAGAATTGGCTCGTGAGCTGACCACGCTGGCCATTTCCGCGCAGAAGGATCCACTCGATCCCTTTGCCATGCAAAAAGCCAAACAACTCGAGAGCACGATTTCCAACAACAAACTCACGGCCTCGGAAGCTACTCCAAAACCAACTACGCCGAAAGCAAGCACCACGGAGACCAAGAACAAAGTGGTGGATCTACTGGCCACGGGCGCGAAGACCAGTGTCGTGAAGGGCAAATTAGAAAAGACCAAGAACGCACTCGTCGCCGATCGCGGGATTTTTGAATTTGATCAGGAATTGACCGAACGAACCTATCGTTTGGTAGTGAAGTTTGCCAGAACGAATGGCAGTGATACGACGGGCTTTACGATTCCTGTGGGAACGGAAGCGGTAACCGTGGTTCTGGGTGCCTACAACAACACCATTCACCCTCAGTGACGTGGATCGCAGCGGACCCGATCAAAGTCAAAATCGAACTGGAGTAAGAGGCGTCATCGAGAATAATCGCACTTACACCGCTCAGATCGACGTTCAGCAAGTGACAGAAACAGATTATCACATCGTGGTGTTGCTCGATGGAGCAAAGATCATCGACTGGCAAGGCGCACAAAATCGCCTGGTCCCGTCTGGGGGGACAGAATACGCGGCAACTTCTCGCCGAAAAATTGCCGCGGGTGCCACGAAATGCACGCTGGAAGTGCGCGGCCTCGAAATGTTGGTTCCTCCCGCAAACGTCAAGTCAGCGAATGGTAAGACGCTACCATCCAAGTGAGTTGAGTATTTTAGTTAAGTCAGCCTGCAATTTTGCTCGACACAAATCGATCCGCCATGGGCAAACTTATCCTGTCGATGAACGTCTCGCTCGACGGCTATGTCGATGACCTCGATGGCGGGCTGGTCATGGGGGCGCCGAGCGCGGAAGTGTTCCGTTTCTGGATCGAAGCCATTCGTGATCTCGCTGCCACCATCTACGGCCGGCGGATGTACGAGGTCATGCGTTACTGGGACGAAGACCGACCCGAATGGAACGAATCGCTGCGAGAATTCGCCGTCCTCTGGCGTCGGGTTCCCAAATGGGTCGTATCGAGCACGCTGGCGAATG is drawn from Anatilimnocola floriformis and contains these coding sequences:
- a CDS encoding cysteine desulfurase family protein; its protein translation is MRQLYLDYNSTTPIAPSVQEALLPFLAEHYGDPSQPHASGRACREACEDARGQLAHILGADADEIVFTSGGTESNNLALLGALLKQKPAVGGHLIISAVEHASVAEPARWLERMGYDLTIVGVTGQGVVQPSAIQAAIRSDTVLVSVMHANHETGVIQPLRQIGDICHERNVLLHTDASQTVGKIRTYVDELDVDLLTVSGHKFYAPKGIGGLFIRRGVILEPLIRGNGQESGMRAGTENTIGIVGLGRAAILAARALDESPDRLESLRDQLCSQLRAAVGDELLLHGELAPRLPNTLSVCFPDVNAVELLNRIPELCAHASGGSHTALEASSPTLAAMGVDAQHARQTIRLSLGWYTAEDDIGRAANLLLGAWEALR
- a CDS encoding dihydrofolate reductase family protein gives rise to the protein MGKLILSMNVSLDGYVDDLDGGLVMGAPSAEVFRFWIEAIRDLAATIYGRRMYEVMRYWDEDRPEWNESLREFAVLWRRVPKWVVSSTLANVGPNATLITGDIETQVRALKARTDGLISVSGPQTAGLMTRLGLVDEYHLVLRPFVLGKGKPLFADARPPLRLVSSKQLDDNTLHLVYEPL